In Deinococcus puniceus, one genomic interval encodes:
- the purK gene encoding 5-(carboxyamino)imidazole ribonucleotide synthase encodes MREGLTLGILGGGQLAQMLALAALPLGVRVVVLEPDPNAPARLCAEHLHAAYTDAEGLARLAECSAVTLEFENVPTQALEALAGRVPVRPGTALLERTKHRAREKEALRAAGVHAAPFVVIESDADLQGALATVGGRGILKTSELGYDGKGQARVNSDAELSEAWAGMGGAACVLEGLVPFVREVSLSVARTAAGAVAFGPLIENVHREGILRTSVFPATDAETLEPRARELARACAESWALEGLMTLEFFVLDGGQVGSTQLLVNEVAPRVHNSGHLTQDGGGLSQFEAQVRAVLGLPLADWRPLHPTAMVNIVGTDYVEGQPLHPDWDGIDALPGTHLHLYHKTWRARRKLGHVNLVAADAEALAARLAELERLIP; translated from the coding sequence ATGAGAGAGGGCCTGACTCTGGGCATCCTCGGCGGCGGCCAACTGGCCCAAATGCTGGCCCTCGCCGCCCTACCGCTGGGCGTGCGCGTGGTGGTGCTGGAACCCGACCCGAACGCCCCCGCCCGCCTGTGCGCCGAACATCTGCACGCCGCCTATACCGACGCCGAAGGTCTGGCACGGTTGGCCGAATGCAGCGCCGTGACACTGGAATTTGAAAACGTACCCACGCAGGCACTAGAAGCCCTTGCCGGACGGGTTCCGGTGCGTCCGGGCACGGCGTTGCTGGAGCGCACCAAGCACCGCGCCCGCGAAAAAGAGGCGTTGCGGGCGGCAGGAGTACACGCCGCCCCGTTCGTCGTCATCGAATCCGACGCCGACTTGCAGGGCGCGTTGGCGACAGTGGGCGGGCGCGGCATCCTCAAAACGTCGGAATTGGGCTACGACGGCAAAGGTCAAGCGCGGGTGAACAGTGACGCGGAATTGAGCGAGGCGTGGGCGGGGATGGGCGGCGCGGCCTGCGTGCTGGAAGGCCTCGTTCCCTTTGTGCGGGAAGTCAGCCTCAGCGTAGCCCGCACTGCTGCCGGAGCCGTCGCGTTCGGCCCCCTGATCGAAAATGTCCACCGAGAAGGCATCCTCCGCACCAGCGTTTTTCCGGCCACCGATGCTGAAACGCTAGAACCCCGAGCCCGCGAGTTGGCCCGCGCCTGCGCCGAAAGCTGGGCGCTAGAAGGCCTGATGACGCTGGAATTCTTCGTGCTGGATGGGGGCCAAGTTGGGTCAACACAGCTGTTGGTCAATGAAGTCGCCCCCCGTGTCCATAACAGCGGCCACCTCACCCAAGACGGCGGCGGCCTCAGCCAATTCGAGGCGCAGGTGCGGGCCGTGCTGGGCCTGCCCCTTGCCGACTGGCGGCCCCTGCACCCCACAGCAATGGTGAATATCGTGGGGACGGACTATGTGGAGGGCCAACCGCTGCACCCCGACTGGGACGGCATAGACGCCTTGCCGGGTACGCATCTGCATCTGTACCACAAGACGTGGCGGGCGAGGCGCAAGCTGGGGCATGTGAACTTGGTGGCGGCGGATGCGGAGGCGTTGGCAGCGCGGTTGGCGGAGTTGGAGCGGTTGATTCCTTAA
- the purE gene encoding 5-(carboxyamino)imidazole ribonucleotide mutase — translation MGSRSDFETMQGALDTLAALGVGYEVRVLSAHRTPGLLPTYAARAERLNLTCIIAGAGGAAHLPGMLAAFTRVPVLGVPVQSRALSGQDSLLSIVQMPAGIPVATFAIGVAGAKNAALFAAAMLAGTDSGVRDRLQAYRDAQTRAVLDDPWFEGHPQAGEA, via the coding sequence ATGGGCAGCCGCAGCGACTTCGAGACCATGCAGGGCGCACTGGACACGCTGGCGGCGTTGGGCGTGGGCTACGAGGTGCGTGTGCTGAGTGCCCACCGCACCCCCGGATTGCTGCCCACCTACGCGGCGCGGGCCGAGCGCCTGAACCTGACCTGCATCATCGCGGGGGCGGGCGGCGCGGCACACCTGCCCGGCATGTTGGCGGCGTTTACGCGGGTGCCGGTGCTGGGCGTGCCCGTACAGTCGCGTGCTCTCAGTGGCCAGGACAGCCTGCTGAGCATCGTGCAGATGCCCGCCGGAATTCCTGTGGCGACTTTTGCGATTGGCGTGGCGGGAGCCAAAAACGCCGCCCTGTTCGCCGCCGCGATGTTGGCCGGAACCGATTCGGGCGTGCGGGATCGCCTGCAAGCCTACCGGGACGCCCAAACGCGGGCGGTGCTGGATGACCCTTGGTTTGAAGGCCACCCACAGGCGGGGGAAGCGTGA
- a CDS encoding aminotransferase-like domain-containing protein, whose protein sequence is MTATVPAPNVAPPLDFTALLSDRARKMTASAIREILKITQEPDVISFAGGLPAPELFPLDDVRAAMDAVMTRYGAAALQYSTTEGHLPLRQFLAERAGITPGHVQIMTGSQQGLDLLGKILISEGDIVLVESPTYLGALQSFQPYGPQYLEMPTDEEGIDVDALEELLKGLKAGGKRAKLLYAIPNFQNPTGRTLSKERRERLVNLTAEHGLLVIEDDPYGQLRFSGEAAPSLYQIALDRVGGNPDHSHIIYSGSFSKTLVPGLRDAWVQAAKPLIEKLVQAKQGADLHTPTLNQMIVTELLPTVLPRQIELIRKAYGERAQDMIRHIKAQFPAGVHHTVPQGGMFLWVTLPEGVDTLPMLARAVERKVAFVPGASFFALGGGHNTMRLSYSNATPQQIERGVKALAETISETVK, encoded by the coding sequence ATGACCGCGACTGTGCCTGCACCGAACGTTGCACCCCCACTGGATTTCACCGCCCTGCTGAGTGACCGTGCCCGCAAGATGACGGCCAGCGCGATCCGCGAGATTCTGAAAATTACGCAGGAACCCGATGTGATCAGCTTTGCGGGTGGCCTGCCTGCCCCCGAACTGTTTCCGCTGGACGACGTGCGGGCCGCGATGGACGCCGTGATGACCCGTTACGGCGCGGCAGCCCTGCAATACAGCACCACCGAAGGCCACCTGCCCCTGCGCCAGTTTTTGGCCGAGCGTGCAGGCATCACGCCGGGGCATGTGCAGATCATGACGGGCAGCCAGCAGGGACTGGATCTGCTGGGCAAAATCCTGATCTCCGAGGGTGACATCGTGCTGGTGGAAAGCCCGACGTACTTGGGAGCGCTGCAATCCTTCCAGCCGTATGGCCCGCAGTACCTAGAGATGCCCACCGACGAGGAAGGCATAGACGTAGACGCACTGGAAGAGCTGCTGAAGGGGCTGAAGGCGGGCGGCAAGCGGGCCAAACTCTTGTACGCCATTCCCAACTTTCAGAACCCCACCGGGCGCACGCTGAGCAAAGAGCGCCGGGAACGATTGGTGAACCTGACCGCCGAACACGGCCTGTTGGTCATCGAGGATGATCCCTACGGCCAGTTGCGCTTTTCGGGCGAAGCCGCGCCCAGCCTGTACCAGATCGCGCTTGACCGGGTGGGCGGCAATCCGGATCACAGCCACATCATCTACAGCGGCAGCTTCAGCAAAACGCTGGTGCCGGGACTGCGCGACGCGTGGGTGCAGGCCGCCAAGCCCCTCATCGAAAAGCTGGTGCAGGCCAAGCAGGGCGCAGACCTTCACACGCCCACGCTGAACCAGATGATCGTGACCGAACTGCTGCCCACCGTGCTGCCCCGCCAGATTGAACTGATCCGGAAGGCTTACGGCGAACGCGCACAGGACATGATCCGGCACATCAAGGCTCAGTTTCCGGCGGGCGTACACCACACGGTTCCGCAGGGCGGCATGTTCCTGTGGGTCACGCTGCCGGAAGGCGTAGACACCCTGCCCATGCTGGCCCGCGCTGTAGAACGCAAAGTGGCCTTCGTGCCCGGAGCGTCCTTCTTTGCGCTGGGCGGCGGCCACAACACCATGCGCCTCAGCTACAGCAACGCCACACCCCAGCAGATAGAGCGCGGGGTGAAGGCGCTGGCGGAGACGATTTCAGAAACTGTGAAGTGA
- the fba gene encoding class II fructose-1,6-bisphosphate aldolase, whose product MLVTGSDILVPARAGKYGVASFNTNNMEITQAIIHTAEKLRSPVMVQMSEGAIKYGGQDLANIVRDLATRASVPVALHLDHGSSYESALNAIRMGFTSIMIDASHHSFEGNVRETRRVVEAAHAMGISVESELGRLGGIEEHIVVDEKDAFLTDPEEAVQFIEQTGTDYLAIAIGTSHGAFKGKGRPYIDHARIEKIASMTGIPLVAHGSSGVPADIIARFRAAGGEIGEAAGIADEDLQKATQHGIAKVNVDTDLRLASTVGIREALAANAKEFDPRKIFGPAREVMSQVIEHKMRVLGSVGKA is encoded by the coding sequence ATGCTCGTTACCGGTTCAGACATTCTCGTTCCCGCCCGCGCAGGCAAGTACGGCGTGGCATCCTTCAACACCAACAACATGGAAATCACGCAGGCGATCATTCATACCGCCGAAAAACTGCGCTCGCCCGTGATGGTGCAGATGAGCGAGGGGGCCATCAAGTACGGCGGCCAAGACCTCGCCAACATCGTGAGGGACTTGGCGACCCGCGCTTCCGTACCTGTCGCCCTGCACCTCGATCACGGTTCCTCCTACGAGTCGGCCCTCAACGCCATTCGCATGGGCTTTACGTCCATCATGATCGACGCTTCTCACCATTCCTTCGAGGGCAACGTGCGCGAAACCCGCCGCGTCGTGGAAGCCGCGCACGCGATGGGCATCAGCGTGGAGTCGGAACTCGGGCGCTTGGGCGGCATCGAGGAACATATCGTGGTAGACGAAAAAGACGCCTTCCTGACCGATCCCGAAGAGGCCGTGCAGTTTATCGAGCAGACCGGCACCGATTACCTCGCCATCGCCATCGGCACCAGCCACGGCGCATTTAAGGGCAAAGGCCGTCCCTACATCGATCACGCCCGCATCGAGAAGATTGCCTCCATGACGGGAATCCCCTTGGTGGCACACGGCAGCAGCGGCGTGCCAGCCGATATTATCGCGCGGTTCCGGGCAGCGGGCGGCGAGATCGGTGAAGCGGCGGGCATTGCCGACGAAGACCTTCAGAAGGCCACCCAGCACGGCATCGCCAAAGTAAACGTGGATACCGATTTGCGCCTCGCCAGCACGGTGGGCATTCGCGAAGCCTTGGCCGCCAACGCCAAGGAATTCGATCCCCGCAAAATCTTCGGCCCCGCCCGCGAGGTCATGAGTCAGGTCATCGAACACAAAATGCGCGTGCTGGGCAGCGTCGGCAAGGCGTAA
- a CDS encoding VanW family protein, producing MTRLSFLLTLGLCGATSAQAATDAPFKLILRATEQKIQKGEVKTAEIVKSWKLPAAGVAASKKNSKVSTTLSPVLDKMFDQINARAPRPASFRNVGGSWVATQQTGWIADKDATKSNLLKAIMAGKDSAEVVFKAVVPERSVKVLAGRGVLWHVASGNSSYKGSPDFRVKNVLVGASKLDNFFIAPDHEFNFNEEIGQIDASTGFVKGFVISGGTLTKEDGGGICQVSTTIFRALYQAGLPITERHEHSHRVSYYDPVGYEATVYAPSKNLRMKNDTGKHLFIQAAWDTKAQTLRFDVFGANTGRTVSVSKPVISNFKAPANPSYTPDPSVAMGGRRVLDTPMQGMTSLITRTIKSPSGAVMSKDTLKSVYNPWGAVYGVNPKDGRL from the coding sequence ATGACACGCTTGAGCTTCCTTCTTACTCTTGGCCTGTGTGGTGCGACTTCCGCGCAGGCCGCCACCGACGCTCCTTTTAAACTGATTTTGCGTGCCACAGAGCAAAAAATTCAGAAGGGCGAAGTGAAGACCGCTGAAATCGTGAAGTCTTGGAAGCTGCCCGCCGCTGGTGTAGCGGCCAGCAAGAAAAACAGCAAGGTCAGCACTACCCTCAGCCCCGTGCTGGACAAGATGTTTGACCAGATCAATGCCCGTGCCCCTCGTCCCGCCAGCTTTAGGAATGTGGGCGGCTCTTGGGTAGCGACGCAGCAGACTGGCTGGATTGCCGACAAGGACGCCACCAAGTCCAACTTGCTGAAGGCGATCATGGCGGGCAAAGACAGCGCCGAAGTGGTGTTTAAGGCCGTGGTGCCCGAACGCAGCGTAAAAGTGCTGGCGGGGCGCGGCGTGCTGTGGCATGTCGCGAGCGGCAACAGCAGCTATAAGGGAAGCCCCGATTTCCGCGTCAAGAACGTGTTGGTGGGAGCCAGCAAACTCGACAATTTCTTTATTGCGCCGGATCACGAGTTCAATTTCAATGAGGAAATCGGCCAGATCGACGCCAGCACCGGATTCGTGAAGGGCTTCGTCATCAGCGGCGGCACCCTCACCAAAGAGGACGGCGGTGGCATCTGCCAAGTCAGCACCACTATTTTCCGGGCGCTCTATCAGGCGGGCTTGCCCATTACCGAGCGCCACGAACACAGCCACCGCGTCTCCTATTACGATCCTGTGGGTTACGAGGCCACCGTATACGCGCCCAGCAAAAACCTGCGAATGAAGAACGACACGGGCAAGCACCTGTTCATTCAGGCCGCGTGGGACACCAAGGCCCAAACCCTGCGCTTCGATGTGTTCGGGGCCAACACCGGGCGCACGGTGAGTGTCAGCAAGCCCGTGATCAGCAACTTCAAAGCGCCCGCCAATCCCAGCTACACGCCCGATCCCAGCGTGGCTATGGGAGGCCGCCGCGTACTGGATACGCCGATGCAGGGCATGACCAGCCTGATCACCCGCACCATCAAATCTCCCAGCGGCGCAGTGATGAGCAAGGACACCCTAAAAAGCGTGTACAACCCGTGGGGCGCGGTGTACGGCGTGAATCCTAAAGACGGCAGACTGTAA